The following coding sequences lie in one Methylotuvimicrobium alcaliphilum 20Z genomic window:
- a CDS encoding FeoA family protein — protein MNLSLKNLIVGDCGRITGFDKSAKAYRKRLLAMGLTPGTQFCVTRFAPMGDPVEIKLRGFSLTLRKDEASVLLIEKI, from the coding sequence ATGAACTTAAGTTTAAAAAACCTCATCGTTGGCGATTGCGGCCGCATTACCGGCTTCGATAAATCTGCAAAGGCCTACCGAAAACGTTTGTTGGCGATGGGTTTGACGCCCGGCACGCAGTTTTGCGTGACGCGCTTTGCTCCAATGGGGGATCCTGTCGAGATAAAGCTACGTGGTTTTTCATTGACATTACGCAAGGATGAAGCTTCCGTCTTATTGATCGAGAAAATTTAA
- a CDS encoding lipopolysaccharide assembly protein LapA domain-containing protein has translation MKFLSIVIFISIFIVALIFSILNFHSVQINFYFFTISMPLTLALTLELLAGIIIGVLVSGISSFKWKSQYAKLMKKIEKGQ, from the coding sequence ATGAAATTTCTTTCGATCGTTATTTTCATCAGTATTTTCATTGTTGCGTTGATCTTTTCCATTCTGAATTTTCATTCAGTTCAAATTAATTTTTATTTCTTTACTATTTCGATGCCGCTCACTTTGGCTTTAACGTTAGAGTTGCTGGCGGGTATTATCATTGGCGTATTGGTTTCCGGTATTAGTTCGTTTAAATGGAAAAGCCAATATGCAAAATTAATGAAGAAAATCGAAAAAGGACAATAG
- the aroA gene encoding 3-phosphoshikimate 1-carboxyvinyltransferase, which yields MAKTITFTVQPGGSLNGQARVPGDKSISHRSIMLGSLADGVTHVKGFLEAEDALATLQAFKDMGVVIEGPKNGELTIHGVGKHGLKAPQKPLYLGNSGTSMRLLSGLLAGQAFDSILTGDKSLSGRPMKRVTDPLAQMGAVIETTEKGTAPLHIKGQDGKLKGIDYQMPMASAQVKSCLLLAGMYAEGATRVTEPAPTRDHTERMLSGFSYPVEKEGAKVTITAEGRLTAADIDVPSDISSAAFFLVGASIAPGSDIVLNHVGINPTRTGVIDILRLMGANIEILNERIVGGEPVADLHVKSAPLKGIDIPEELVPLAIDEFPVLFVAAACAEGQTRLTGAEELRVKESDRIQVMADGLQILGVDAQSTPDGMIIQGGKIGSGSVESHGDHRIAMAFSIAGLRADGKIVINDCENVNTSFPEFIEIAPALGLKLQSEQG from the coding sequence ATGGCTAAAACGATAACTTTCACTGTACAACCCGGCGGTTCATTAAATGGGCAGGCAAGAGTCCCTGGCGACAAGTCGATTTCTCACCGTTCTATCATGCTCGGTTCCCTGGCCGATGGCGTCACGCATGTCAAAGGCTTTCTCGAAGCCGAAGACGCATTGGCGACGTTGCAGGCATTTAAAGACATGGGTGTCGTTATCGAAGGGCCGAAAAATGGCGAATTAACGATTCATGGGGTCGGCAAACACGGTTTGAAGGCGCCGCAAAAACCATTGTATCTAGGCAACTCGGGCACATCGATGCGCTTACTGTCCGGGTTGTTGGCGGGGCAGGCTTTCGACTCGATATTGACTGGCGACAAATCCTTGTCCGGGAGGCCGATGAAACGGGTTACCGATCCGTTGGCGCAAATGGGTGCTGTAATTGAAACGACGGAAAAGGGCACGGCACCGCTGCATATTAAAGGGCAAGACGGCAAACTTAAAGGTATCGATTATCAAATGCCAATGGCCAGCGCTCAAGTCAAGTCATGTTTGTTATTGGCCGGAATGTATGCAGAAGGGGCGACCCGCGTTACCGAGCCGGCGCCGACACGCGATCATACCGAACGGATGCTGAGCGGTTTTTCGTATCCGGTCGAAAAGGAAGGGGCCAAGGTGACGATTACTGCCGAAGGCAGACTTACGGCGGCCGATATCGATGTGCCCAGCGATATTTCTTCGGCGGCGTTTTTTTTGGTCGGAGCATCCATTGCGCCAGGTTCCGATATCGTGCTGAATCATGTGGGTATCAATCCTACTCGTACCGGTGTGATCGATATTCTGCGACTGATGGGTGCAAATATCGAAATATTGAACGAGCGTATCGTCGGTGGAGAACCGGTAGCCGATCTGCATGTTAAATCGGCACCATTGAAAGGCATCGATATTCCTGAGGAATTGGTTCCGCTGGCGATCGATGAATTTCCGGTATTGTTTGTTGCTGCGGCTTGCGCCGAAGGACAAACCCGCTTGACCGGCGCCGAAGAGCTCAGAGTCAAGGAATCCGACCGTATTCAAGTCATGGCCGATGGCTTACAAATTTTGGGAGTCGATGCTCAGTCGACGCCGGACGGCATGATCATTCAAGGCGGAAAAATCGGTTCGGGTTCGGTCGAGTCGCATGGCGACCATCGTATCGCGATGGCTTTTTCAATCGCCGGGCTCAGAGCCGACGGAAAAATCGTCATCAATGATTGCGAAAATGTCAATACATCCTTTCCGGAGTTCATAGAGATTGCTCCGGCTTTGGGTTTAAAATTGCAGTCCGAGCAAGGCTAA
- a CDS encoding prephenate dehydrogenase, whose product MFNKLCLIGVGLIGGSIARAARDRGLCTTIVAYGREIDLDNLKEARRLGVIDEYFINLEAAVQGADCIIIATPVGAIEKVLGELKPYWSEQAVYSDVGSTKGNVVDAARRVFGYLPSNFVPAHPIAGAEQSGVTASVNGLFDDKRLIITPVEQTDPKATATMQQFWQQLGAIVSIMEVDHHDAVLAATSHLPHLLAFVLVDLLGRKDEQVEIFKYAAGGFKDFTRIASSDPTMWLDICLANKQKLIPLIQQLKQELDTMELALENDDSQQIFQTFTYAGQARQRFLDQLIN is encoded by the coding sequence ATGTTTAACAAGCTGTGTCTAATTGGCGTCGGGCTGATCGGCGGCTCGATAGCTCGTGCCGCGCGTGATCGCGGCTTATGTACGACTATTGTCGCTTACGGTCGTGAAATAGATCTCGATAATCTGAAAGAAGCTCGGCGACTGGGTGTCATCGACGAGTATTTTATAAACCTCGAAGCGGCCGTGCAGGGTGCCGATTGCATTATTATCGCGACGCCTGTTGGCGCAATCGAAAAGGTACTTGGCGAGTTGAAGCCTTATTGGTCCGAGCAAGCCGTTTATTCCGATGTCGGCAGTACCAAGGGCAATGTCGTCGATGCCGCTAGACGAGTATTCGGTTACCTGCCGAGTAATTTTGTTCCGGCCCATCCGATTGCCGGAGCCGAACAAAGCGGTGTAACGGCTTCGGTGAACGGTTTATTCGATGATAAGCGGCTGATTATCACGCCGGTTGAGCAAACCGATCCCAAGGCGACGGCAACAATGCAGCAGTTTTGGCAGCAGTTGGGCGCGATCGTGTCGATCATGGAAGTCGATCATCATGATGCGGTGCTAGCCGCGACCAGTCATTTGCCGCATTTACTGGCTTTTGTGCTGGTCGATCTACTCGGGCGTAAGGACGAGCAAGTCGAAATATTTAAATACGCAGCCGGTGGTTTTAAGGATTTTACGCGCATCGCTTCAAGCGATCCGACCATGTGGTTGGATATTTGTTTGGCTAATAAGCAAAAATTAATACCGCTGATTCAACAGCTAAAGCAAGAACTGGATACGATGGAACTGGCCCTCGAAAACGACGATAGCCAGCAGATTTTTCAAACCTTCACATACGCGGGTCAAGCCCGGCAGCGTTTTCTCGATCAATTGATAAATTAA
- the hisC gene encoding histidinol-phosphate transaminase — MNITDNFYSLATPGVQRLVPYTPGKPIEELERELGLSDIVKLASNENPLGPSPMALAAINATLPDLARYPDGNGFKLKRALAEKFSVEMSQITLGNGSNEILELLARAFLTSTHEVIFSQHAFAVYPIVTQAVGATGVVIPARAYGHDLDAMLAAVNDKTRLVFIANPNNPTGTLLASDELRRFIAALPSHVLCVLDEAYYEFIDPKSRADSIAWLVDHPNLIVTRTFSKAYGLAGLRVGYSFSNPGIADFLNRVRQPFNNNMLALAAAEAALADHEHLQRTIAINNDGMQQLIDGFRQLELEWIPSAGNFVSVDVKRSGEAVYQALLQKGVIVRPVANYEMPDYLRISIGTPAENSRCLEALKAVLADV, encoded by the coding sequence ATGAACATAACCGACAATTTTTATTCCTTGGCCACGCCTGGCGTGCAGCGACTTGTTCCTTATACGCCCGGTAAACCGATCGAAGAGCTCGAACGCGAATTAGGTCTAAGCGATATCGTTAAATTGGCATCGAATGAAAACCCGCTAGGGCCGAGTCCAATGGCTTTGGCGGCGATAAATGCGACCTTGCCGGATTTGGCGCGTTATCCCGATGGTAACGGTTTCAAGTTGAAACGCGCGTTAGCCGAAAAATTTAGCGTCGAAATGTCGCAAATTACATTGGGTAACGGTTCAAATGAAATTCTGGAGTTACTGGCCAGAGCTTTTTTAACATCGACTCATGAAGTGATTTTTTCGCAGCACGCATTCGCGGTTTATCCGATTGTGACGCAGGCCGTCGGTGCTACCGGCGTCGTTATTCCGGCGCGCGCATACGGCCATGATCTCGATGCGATGTTGGCGGCTGTCAATGATAAAACCCGGCTTGTTTTTATTGCGAATCCGAATAATCCGACCGGCACCCTGTTGGCGTCCGATGAGCTGCGCCGATTTATTGCGGCATTGCCGAGTCATGTGCTTTGCGTCTTGGACGAAGCTTATTACGAATTCATCGACCCGAAAAGTCGTGCCGATTCAATCGCTTGGTTGGTTGATCATCCCAATTTGATCGTGACCCGGACTTTTTCCAAAGCCTACGGATTGGCGGGCCTGCGTGTCGGTTACAGTTTTTCCAATCCGGGGATTGCCGATTTTCTGAATCGAGTACGCCAGCCCTTCAATAATAACATGCTCGCATTGGCGGCGGCTGAAGCGGCGCTTGCAGATCATGAGCATTTGCAACGTACGATAGCGATCAACAACGATGGCATGCAGCAGTTAATCGATGGATTCCGTCAGCTCGAACTGGAATGGATTCCGTCGGCCGGCAATTTTGTATCGGTCGATGTCAAACGCTCGGGAGAGGCTGTTTATCAGGCTTTGTTGCAAAAAGGCGTCATTGTACGACCGGTCGCGAATTATGAAATGCCCGACTATTTACGCATTAGTATCGGTACGCCCGCCGAAAATAGCCGTTGTCTCGAGGCGTTAAAGGCTGTGCTTGCCGATGTTTAA
- the cmk gene encoding (d)CMP kinase, with protein sequence MSVPVLTIDGPSGAGKGTVSRAIARKLGWHYLDSGSIYRSLAIAAIAEGVDLSDETVVAEVAKAMVLEFECAEELTVKLDGKDITGQLGLESTGNAASMVAALPEVRKVLLQKQKDFRRPPGLVADGRDMGTVVFPDAQNKVFLTASAEERAMRRYKQLKEKGIDANLSSITQEIEERDRRDQQRKAAPLMQADDAVFIDSSDMSIETVIEQIINLIR encoded by the coding sequence ATGTCGGTTCCGGTATTGACAATCGACGGTCCGTCCGGCGCCGGTAAAGGCACGGTCAGTCGAGCAATTGCGAGAAAACTGGGCTGGCACTATTTGGACAGCGGTTCGATCTATCGATCATTGGCTATTGCTGCCATTGCAGAAGGAGTCGACTTGAGCGACGAGACGGTCGTTGCGGAAGTTGCCAAAGCGATGGTATTGGAGTTCGAATGCGCCGAGGAATTAACCGTTAAGCTTGATGGTAAGGATATAACCGGTCAATTGGGTCTTGAAAGTACAGGCAATGCAGCCTCAATGGTTGCTGCTTTGCCTGAAGTCAGAAAGGTTCTACTGCAAAAACAAAAGGATTTTAGAAGGCCGCCCGGCTTAGTTGCAGACGGTCGGGACATGGGTACCGTCGTATTTCCTGATGCTCAAAATAAGGTGTTTTTAACGGCTAGTGCTGAGGAAAGAGCAATGCGCCGATATAAACAGTTGAAAGAAAAAGGAATTGATGCTAATCTTTCGTCTATTACTCAAGAGATTGAAGAGCGTGATCGCCGCGATCAACAGCGCAAAGCCGCGCCGTTGATGCAGGCGGATGATGCTGTTTTTATCGATTCTTCCGATATGTCTATCGAGACGGTCATTGAGCAGATAATAAATTTGATTCGCTGA
- the rpsA gene encoding 30S ribosomal protein S1 codes for MSESFAELFEESLAKTEMRPGAMLMGTVVDIENEFVIVSTQAKSEGVIPKWQFLNADGDLEVEVGDEIEVALDLFEDGLGATLLSRDKAKKNKAWIELEQAFENEETITGRITGKVRGGFTVSVGALRAFLPGSLVDVRPIRDTTFLENRDLEFKVIKIDQKRNNVVLSRRAVVEKEYSEEREELLKSLHDGAEVTGIVKNLTDYGAFIDLGGIDGLLHITDMAWRRVRHPSECVEIGQEVKVKVLKFDKEKNRVSLGMKQLGEDPWQNIARRYPAGTRVFGKVNNLTDYGCFIEIEEGVEGLVHVSEMDWTNKNVNPSKVVQLGDEVEVMVLEIDEERRRISLGMKQCQTNPWDEFAATHNKGDKISGKIKSITDFGIFIGLDGGIDGLVHMSDISWTDDTEAVARDYKKGDEVETVILAVDAERERISLGIKQLEQDPFQNYLALHEKGSLVNGTIKEVDAKGAVITLADNVEGYLRASEIQRDRVEDARTLLKEGEQIEAKFIGVDKKSKSISLSIKAKDQDEESEALKDYTQQPAGTPTLGDIFKQMEK; via the coding sequence ATGAGCGAAAGCTTTGCTGAATTATTTGAAGAAAGTTTAGCCAAGACGGAAATGCGTCCTGGTGCAATGTTAATGGGTACCGTTGTCGATATCGAAAATGAATTCGTGATCGTCAGTACCCAAGCCAAATCAGAGGGTGTGATCCCTAAATGGCAGTTTTTGAATGCCGATGGCGATTTGGAAGTAGAAGTCGGCGATGAAATCGAAGTCGCTCTCGATTTATTTGAAGACGGCCTGGGTGCCACTCTTCTTTCCCGCGATAAAGCCAAGAAAAACAAAGCTTGGATCGAACTGGAACAGGCCTTTGAAAATGAAGAAACCATTACCGGTCGTATTACCGGCAAGGTTCGCGGCGGCTTTACCGTTTCCGTAGGCGCGTTGAGAGCGTTCCTGCCAGGCTCATTAGTCGATGTTCGTCCTATTAGAGATACGACTTTTCTAGAAAATCGCGACCTGGAATTCAAGGTTATTAAAATCGACCAAAAACGTAACAATGTCGTATTGTCGCGTCGTGCAGTCGTTGAAAAAGAATACAGCGAAGAAAGAGAAGAACTACTCAAATCTCTGCATGATGGTGCCGAAGTTACCGGTATCGTCAAAAACTTGACCGATTACGGCGCATTTATCGATCTGGGCGGCATCGATGGTTTGTTGCATATCACCGATATGGCGTGGCGCCGTGTTCGTCACCCTTCCGAGTGTGTCGAAATAGGCCAAGAGGTCAAAGTCAAGGTTCTGAAGTTCGATAAAGAGAAAAACCGCGTTTCGTTGGGCATGAAACAATTGGGTGAAGATCCATGGCAAAATATTGCTCGTCGCTACCCGGCCGGTACTCGCGTATTCGGTAAAGTCAATAATCTGACCGATTACGGTTGCTTCATCGAAATCGAAGAGGGCGTTGAAGGTTTGGTGCATGTTTCCGAAATGGATTGGACCAACAAAAACGTCAACCCTTCCAAAGTCGTGCAATTGGGCGATGAAGTCGAAGTCATGGTATTGGAAATCGACGAAGAGCGTCGCCGCATTTCGTTGGGTATGAAGCAATGCCAAACTAATCCATGGGATGAATTTGCCGCGACTCATAACAAAGGCGACAAAATCTCCGGAAAAATCAAATCGATCACCGATTTCGGTATTTTCATCGGACTGGATGGGGGTATTGACGGTTTGGTTCATATGTCCGATATTTCCTGGACCGACGATACTGAAGCAGTCGCGCGCGATTACAAGAAAGGCGATGAGGTAGAAACTGTTATTTTGGCAGTCGACGCCGAGCGGGAACGTATTTCCCTGGGCATTAAGCAACTTGAGCAAGACCCGTTCCAAAACTACCTGGCACTGCATGAAAAAGGCAGTCTGGTTAACGGAACGATTAAAGAAGTCGATGCGAAGGGCGCTGTCATCACATTAGCCGATAATGTCGAAGGTTATCTGCGTGCTTCCGAGATTCAACGGGATCGCGTTGAAGATGCTCGGACTTTACTGAAAGAAGGCGAGCAAATCGAAGCGAAATTTATCGGTGTCGATAAAAAGAGCAAATCGATTTCCTTGTCGATTAAGGCAAAGGATCAGGATGAAGAATCCGAAGCGCTCAAAGACTATACTCAACAGCCTGCAGGTACGCCTACCTTGGGCGATATCTTCAAGCAAATGGAAAAGTAA
- a CDS encoding integration host factor subunit beta, which translates to MTKSELIEALAKHQPHLALKDVELAVKCIIEQMSQSLSSNERIEIRGFGSFSLREREARMGRNPKTGESVALPKKYVPHFKPGKELRDRVDMSRENCKITD; encoded by the coding sequence GTGACAAAATCGGAATTAATAGAAGCACTCGCAAAACATCAACCGCATCTTGCTTTAAAAGATGTCGAGTTGGCGGTCAAATGCATCATCGAACAGATGAGTCAGTCGTTGTCTTCCAATGAAAGAATAGAAATCAGAGGGTTTGGCAGTTTTTCGTTGCGTGAACGTGAAGCTAGAATGGGACGCAATCCAAAAACCGGTGAATCGGTGGCCTTACCCAAAAAATATGTACCCCACTTTAAACCTGGTAAGGAGCTTCGAGACAGGGTCGATATGTCTCGTGAAAATTGCAAAATAACGGATTAA
- the pheA gene encoding prephenate dehydratase: MTSITPLADLRARIDAIDEQILQLINQRASCAIEVAKTKMAEGESGCFYRPDRESLVLRRVKALNQGPLADETAMRFFRELMSACLALEKPLDVAFLGPEGTFTQQAAIKHFGHAVNAVPAMTIAEIFNAVENEHCQFGVVPVENSTEGVVNHTLDRFVSSPLKICGEVELRVHHNLIGNAGSLADIAEVFSHQQSLAQCRQWLDLHLPDAKRTAVNSNGEAARLAAGSKDKAAIAGKFAAELYGLSVIERNIEDESNNTTRFIIIGRQISGPTGKDKTSLLVSTGNQPGALYRVLEPFAHHGIGMMHIESRPSRQGLWDYVFFIDIEGHAEDENVAAALKMLGARVSMLNILGSYPKAVL, translated from the coding sequence ATGACTTCAATTACTCCTCTTGCCGATTTAAGGGCGCGAATCGATGCGATCGACGAACAGATTCTGCAGTTGATCAATCAACGCGCGTCTTGTGCCATCGAGGTGGCTAAAACCAAGATGGCGGAAGGCGAGTCGGGATGTTTTTACCGACCGGATAGGGAATCATTGGTATTAAGACGGGTTAAGGCGCTCAATCAAGGTCCGCTTGCCGATGAAACCGCGATGCGTTTTTTTAGAGAGTTGATGTCGGCTTGCTTGGCGCTTGAAAAGCCATTGGATGTCGCGTTTTTGGGACCGGAAGGAACGTTTACTCAACAGGCAGCGATCAAGCATTTCGGGCATGCGGTCAATGCAGTGCCCGCTATGACGATCGCGGAAATATTCAATGCGGTCGAAAACGAGCATTGCCAGTTCGGAGTAGTCCCGGTCGAAAATTCGACAGAAGGGGTGGTCAATCATACCCTGGATCGATTCGTGAGTTCGCCGCTGAAGATCTGCGGCGAGGTTGAATTACGGGTTCATCATAATCTCATCGGCAATGCCGGGAGTCTTGCGGATATCGCGGAAGTTTTTTCGCACCAGCAATCCTTGGCGCAGTGCCGTCAATGGTTGGATCTGCACTTGCCCGATGCGAAACGCACCGCTGTCAACAGTAACGGCGAGGCGGCTCGCTTGGCTGCCGGTTCCAAAGATAAGGCGGCGATAGCCGGAAAATTCGCTGCCGAACTTTACGGGCTCTCGGTCATCGAGCGCAACATCGAGGACGAGTCGAATAATACCACTCGATTCATCATTATCGGTCGCCAGATTTCAGGTCCGACCGGTAAGGATAAAACCTCGCTGTTGGTGTCGACCGGCAATCAGCCGGGCGCGCTTTATCGAGTCTTGGAGCCGTTCGCGCATCACGGTATCGGCATGATGCATATCGAATCGAGGCCGTCGCGTCAAGGTCTGTGGGATTATGTGTTCTTTATTGACATCGAGGGTCATGCCGAGGACGAAAATGTCGCGGCGGCGTTAAAAATGCTGGGCGCCCGAGTCAGTATGTTGAATATATTAGGATCGTACCCGAAGGCGGTTCTATAA